TTGTGGATAAAGTGATCACCTGGGTTGGGGGCAGGGGCCACGTCCTGCCCCTGTCTGGCTAGTAAAGGGTCGTACTCCTTCCCGTCGTAGTTGGCGTCAAAGAACTTCTTGAACCACTGCACGAATTCAAAGTTGTCCTGGAACTTCCCTTTTACAAGCTTCTCTACAGGAATTatctgcagaacagaaacaggacaGTTCTTATGTTGTTGTTATATCTACAAAATAGACAATTAGGGGCAGAAAGCAAGAATGATCTTATTATCAAAAGTATATAAAAGGATTCTGACTTTGTCAACACTCATCCTTTTAAAAGCTGCCTGAAGAACTTTGAAGTTGTGTATAAATTCATGCTCCAGCTTGGCTTGAAATTTGACCTTCTTCAGGAGGATACAACCTGGAAACAACATGTCCATGAACTGGCAATATGCCGCTCCTGCAATACACAAAGATACGACGATTAATTTCTCTTGTTTAGAACAGCTAGGGATTATTTATAGTACAGTGTTCGATTGACACTTCAGCCTTACCTGAACACAGCTGCTCAATCTTGGTGTAGGTGAGATGCAAGGAATCGTTGACCCATGCCAGCATGTCATGTCGGCTGAGGTTGTCAATAGACACAGATGTGGCGTACACATTCACTGCCATCCCCTACCTGCAACAGACGACgaggaaagaaagagcaggTACAGTATTCAGCAATTTTCTATTTACCTGTCGATCTGTCGAATAGATCTTCACAAACTGGGTGAAAAGGTCAGGGGGCAATGAGACAGAAGAAGTCAcaacaaaattataaatatatcaaaCTCATTGAGTGATCTGCCAGCGACTGGCCACtgtatgtaaatgcactgattACTGTTATCATATGGTCAAAGTGGGATTGATCTCCTACATATTGAAGCTATGACACTTAGAAGCACGCAGAACTGATATTCAGGCTGCACCTAATGATCAGTTTCATTATTGTTCACAAAATAAAGTACTATATATgttatactatatataatagTATTTCTTATACAGGGTCCCCAGACATAAAGCCCACACAGATCTGTGACTCTGGCACATGGCAAATACTCTTGATTTCTGTctgtaaacacagtgtttagcgtctttagtttcagttttaatctCCACATGTGTTGTATGAGTATAATCCTCCCTAGATTAAACAGGAATATCCTGATGGTTGTGAGCAGCTTTCCACATCTGGCAGCTCCAgccttctctctgctctctttgctTTGCCTGCTACAACCTTCCAGCCGTGTCATGTCCAAATGGTTCTTGTAACACCTtggctgcagtaaaaaaaaaacgcacactCACAGGCAGGAGGACAGAGACTTCAAACAGTGGCTCTGTGCGTGCAGCTGGCAGTCTGGGAGAAATGACAGGATGCCTCTGCATTTCACACCAATAACAACTAAATCGCGCTCACCTGAAATCTGCACGACAGTGATTTTGGTGATAACACTAATAATAAACCTTGAGCAGCGCGCATTACGCCAGCATTCTCCCACAGGGCTTGGCTAGCCTGCAATTACACGATTCTATCCTGCAGCCATATGACCGAGAATAAACCCATTTATGAGACAAAACCACGCAGGAGCAGCTACATTCACAAGGCGCCGACCTTGCAGTGGGTGTAATTACGGATAAATATGGATTATTGTGTCGAGAGCGGCGCACGACAGGAAAAGTCAATCCATTCTCCAACAACCAGCCGGGCCTTTGCGAGAGCTTCAGTAAAGACTGCAGCAAAATCCCGAGCGCAAAACGCAGGAGTGGAGACATTTCAAGCCTGAGCTGGGAACAATATGTGTGGCCGTTTAAATGGGTGCCTTTTGGTTAAAAAGCCGCAACGCTGGTTGTGCTCTCTCCTAGCGGCCCCCTCTACAGGCCTCCCCGAATACCTCAGGATTGTCAGTGCATGGGAAATATCCTGCGTGCATGGGAATAAAACACAGCTCCCCCGCGTTTACGCGTTCACAAGCGCAAAAGGAGAAGACAGCAGCACGGAGCGCGTTAGAGGATCCTCGGTGCGTTCATACTCACTGTGTTGTGGAGTGTGTTGTTATCACGCTGGCAGTTTTCCGTATGTCAGTGCCCGTCGCTGGCGTCGTTGTCAGACCCTGCGCGGTGCAGTGCTTGGTAACGGGCCGCCCTGTCTGGAGCTGCAACAATCCAGCTCCCAGTGCGCCTGCGCCCGACTCCATGCTGTTAAAGGTTCATTATAAATAGGACTCTGGCCTGTTCCAGCTAAGAGACACATGATGCGTCTGCTTGGGTTTTAGGCCTGCTAGTGTGGTTTTAGTGAggtctacacacacatacacaaaacctatgttaatgttttgtgtgAGTCCCTTTCCTTTAAGAAAATTACACGTTGGTTCTGCATCCAGCAGCTTTATCAAAATCTATaaatctaatgtttttattaactgaTGAACTGTTTGGTATGAAATGTTAGAAGTTActgaaaaatgctgaaatgtattttcaggTTTCAGCAGAAAACCCAAAGAAGTCTGATTTACAGTGAcatgaaacagacaaaatgagatCATCCCTGTAGTGGACACAAAGAGGCTGGAGTTTTGCTTTAACACGGATTAAATGATGAACTGGTTATTAAAATAGTTGATTATTTTACTGCTGATTGACTAATTACATAAACTGTAATAACAGTGTAAAACACtcacattacagtcatttattaTCTGATGaagaacaaccataaagacCTCGaatgctagtggaaaaagtatgtgaacgtctggaataatgaccttaaaaagctaattaaagTCAGGTGAGGAAATTAGTTTGgagatgtggactagagcttCTTTGactgaaataagaaaacatttaaactttttgagtttgttccGCACaagtctacagttaaacaatctacaaatggagaaactttgggactgtggctactctaccaggaggtgggtggccagtcaaaatgaccccaacaGCACAAGAAACACTCATCACTGAGGTCCAGAAACAACCCCGAGTGACagctaaagatttgaaggcatcattggaactggctaacatctgtgttcatgagtctacagtaggtaaaacattcaACTAGTTTCTATAGCTTCAACTAGTTATTaatttttatactttttcttgctgtatATTGAATCCAACATCTGTGAAAGCTCATTCATATCAAGATCAGAAATAGGCTATTTAAAGtgctaaaagtaaaataacttGTTCTGTAGTAAATAAgcaagatttattttttgtagtaagaaataaaaactctgctgtagaatagtctttttttttgtatttgtgcaacGTTGGGACTAAAACGGTTACTGATGACACTGCAAACAACTTGTACTGCTGTTTTGTAAGctgttgtgaataaaatgtcTGGGAATCACACATAAGTGTAGTGTAGTAAACATGTAGCAATCAGATTCAGGGTTCAGCTGGAGATTTCATTGTGGTTTATTTGCACTCAAATCATGTGATAAAGAGCTGcaagaagaaataaagagagaagaggaattCAATGTGTTGACACATTGTTCAGCACCAGTGTACATTAGGGGggagaagacacaaaaagagTCACTGGAGCTTCTAAACATCAGTAGCATGAGGTTCTTCTGATCATAACAGGGTCTAAATGTGGTCAAAAGGTGTGTGCATCCCTGTTCAGACTGCAGTGTggacagaaatacaacaaaaacagtaactAAGACAATTATACACATCtctagagaaaaacaaacaataaaagtaCAGTAGTTAAGACCTTGAAAAAGTATCAGTGCTTTCATCCCTTAAGAAACGGCATTCCTCAACTAACATTTCAGCTGTGACGGTGCGCCACTGTGACCTACTCCGTGCTTCACAGTGCTGTGTTACATTGGAAGTAGGAAGTCAGaggaacattttaaatctgCCCTTTCAGAAATCAACATGTCTGTAGCGGCAGTGTGGGAAGGTGTCAGTGTCCTCGGGTGAGACAAAGGCAGTCTGGGTGAGGCTTTTTGCTCTCTGTGGACAATGAACATGATCACAAGGATTGCTGTGCAGATGTGCAACATTAGTGCTTCCTACAGTAGTTCTAAGTACTACCATGCACAGTACACACAGCAAAGGTTCATTCACATTTGGTAGGGGTGAAACAGAAGTCTATTCTGCTATAAGGCTGTAAACATGATCTGAAATGCTAATCTGACAAAAACTACTGCACAAATACGTCATTCTTATTTAGGAAATACATCTAATGCAGCAGTAtcaaaggaaaacaacacaaataatgcgatataaaaaataaatatacaaacacatttaaatggtTAGCTTGcattatgttatttttcattaacgggtcaattacatttattttttaaataactgacaTGTCAATGTCATGCTGACACCCTAGTAATAATTTATTACTTTTCATTCGTTGTGGCTCGCagtaaaaagacatttgtgACATTAACTCATGTAAAAAGGCATCTAAATAGTACATGATACAAGtgcaaaatagttttttacAGTGAGGTAACACAATCGCATCATAAAAACCAATCTCACCTTTAAATTCCTAAAACTATTAGTAAGATATTTTCCCCTAATGTGATCCAAAAGCCAAAGGAAATCACTGACAGCTCAATTTTATCTTCTGCTTGTATTTGGTAACAAAGCCCCCGGGAGGctaatttgtgatttgtgacaATGGGCTAAAATTAAAATTTGGTTGCTATAACCACTTAATATAAGTCTTCATTGATCCACATTCCAATAACATTACatacagttcagtgttttacaatCCTAGGTAACT
The Anabas testudineus chromosome 22, fAnaTes1.2, whole genome shotgun sequence DNA segment above includes these coding regions:
- the mapre3a gene encoding microtubule-associated protein RP/EB family member 3a, with product MAVNVYATSVSIDNLSRHDMLAWVNDSLHLTYTKIEQLCSGAAYCQFMDMLFPGCILLKKVKFQAKLEHEFIHNFKVLQAAFKRMSVDKIIPVEKLVKGKFQDNFEFVQWFKKFFDANYDGKEYDPLLARQGQDVAPAPNPGPQRTSPTVPKNMPTPQRVQHNTPAMRKNPSLSRNGGSDAEVMELNQQLMELKLTVDGLEKERDFYFSKLRDIELICQEHESENNPILSRIIDILYATEEGFAPPEDDDLDEQAHLDQDEY